The nucleotide window CTGCAATCGTGTCACAGTTGGCATCAAAGAAGGTTCCACACGAAGTTCGCGGCGATGAAGTTTGGGTTGCGTCCGATAAAGTTTTCCAAATGCGGATCGCCATGGCCGAACAGGGTCTGCCCGGTTCCGGCAGCATCGGCAACGAAATTTTCGATAAAAACTCCGCTCTCGGCAGCACAAACTTCTTACAAAACATCAACCAAATCCGCGCCCTACAAGGCGAATTGCAAAAAACCATCACATCGCTGGATAAGATCAAAAATGCCCGCGTCCATATAGTTATGCCAAAGCGCGAACTGTTCAGCCGCGAGAAACAATCCCCCAGCGCATCGGTCGTGCTCAACATCCGCAGCGGTTCTCTGGCCAAACAACAAGTAGCAGCGATCCAACATTTGGTTGCCGCCGCCGTCCCGTCCTTGCAACCCAATAAAATTTCAGTCGTCGATCAGCGCGGCAATCTTTTGGCGAAAGGGTTTGAAGATGATTCGCCTGAAGCCGTTGCCGCCAAATCCGAAGAACGACGCCGCGCCTTCGAATCACAATTGGCTGCCAAAGTAACCCGGCTGCTGGAAAAAACTGTTGGCTCACGAAAAGTCCAAACTCAAGTCTCTGCTGACATTGATTTTGACCGTATTAATACAACGGAAGAACGCTTTGATCCTGAAGGCCAAGTTGTTCGTTCTACCCAATCTCTGGAATCAAGCCGCAACAGCAAAGAAGCGGAAGCTTCACCGCCAGTCAGTGTCGGCACCAACCTGCCGGACCCTAACCTTGGCACCGGCGATAGCGCCTCCAACACAGCCAACGAAAATCGCACGGAAGAGACCGTTAATTTTGAAATTTCCAAAGTCATCAAGAACCACATCCGGGATATCGGCACTGTTAAAAAGATATCCGTAGCTGTGCTGGTCGATGGAATCGTTAAAGAAAACAACGATGGTGACGAAGTCTATGAGCCGCGAAAGAAAGCCGAACTTGAACTCCTGAGCACGCTGGTCAAGGGGGCTATTGGCTTTGATGCCAACCGCGGTGACGTGGTCGAAATCATTAATATGAAGTTTGCCGACCCGCTTGTCGCAGACGAACCAGAACTGGAACTATTCTTCGGTTTGGACAAAAACGATCTGCTTAGAATGGCGGAAATCCTGGTCTTGAGTATTGTCGCCATTCTGGTCATTCTGTTAGTTGTCCGCCCGCTTGTCTCTAGAGCCTTTGAAGCCATGCCGGCGGTTGCCGCAGGTGTTGGTGAGGCCGCATTGCTCTCCGACCAATCTTCTGGCGCACCAGCCCTAACGGGCCCCGATGTAGCGGAAGAAGACTCCTACGACGAATTGATCGATATTGATCGAGTTGAAGGTCGCGTTAAGGCATCGTCAGTTAAGAAAGTTGGTGAGATCGTTGAAAAGCATCCAGAAGAGGCACTGGCTATTGTCCGGTCCTGGATGTACGAGGGAGAATAACCCATGGCAAAGCTCAGAGGCGACAGTCG belongs to Rhodospirillaceae bacterium and includes:
- the fliF gene encoding flagellar M-ring protein FliF gives rise to the protein MDAFSQMIKNLGPMRLGMMGLVGILLVIFFIFMATRLGGTNMTLLYGDLDSSDSAAIVSQLASKKVPHEVRGDEVWVASDKVFQMRIAMAEQGLPGSGSIGNEIFDKNSALGSTNFLQNINQIRALQGELQKTITSLDKIKNARVHIVMPKRELFSREKQSPSASVVLNIRSGSLAKQQVAAIQHLVAAAVPSLQPNKISVVDQRGNLLAKGFEDDSPEAVAAKSEERRRAFESQLAAKVTRLLEKTVGSRKVQTQVSADIDFDRINTTEERFDPEGQVVRSTQSLESSRNSKEAEASPPVSVGTNLPDPNLGTGDSASNTANENRTEETVNFEISKVIKNHIRDIGTVKKISVAVLVDGIVKENNDGDEVYEPRKKAELELLSTLVKGAIGFDANRGDVVEIINMKFADPLVADEPELELFFGLDKNDLLRMAEILVLSIVAILVILLVVRPLVSRAFEAMPAVAAGVGEAALLSDQSSGAPALTGPDVAEEDSYDELIDIDRVEGRVKASSVKKVGEIVEKHPEEALAIVRSWMYEGE